One Rosa chinensis cultivar Old Blush chromosome 5, RchiOBHm-V2, whole genome shotgun sequence genomic region harbors:
- the LOC112168127 gene encoding protein NDR1, giving the protein MGSSGGGCCQCCFSFIFTVGLTALFMWLSLRTSKPSCSIQYFYLPALNKTLNDTGNRTLYVSLSLKNGNKDKGIYYDNVNLNFSLPNTSKPVGNASIPKFYQGHKKRALKKVDLGSDKLNWTAVSGSVYPNGSTYFRVDLETKVRFKIIFWRTKRHKLKVGADVEVNASGTKVNKKDVKLSAADHQLASYSGQLWVLLNFLVFILLNPW; this is encoded by the coding sequence ATGGGATCCAGCGGCGGCGGCTGCTGCCAGTGCTGCTTCAGCTTCATCTTCACCGTCGGCCTCACCGCGCTCTTCATGTGGCTCAGCCTACGCACCTCCAAACCCAGCTGCTCCATCCAGTACTTCTACCTCCCTGCCCTCAACAAAACCCTAAACGACACCGGAAACAGAACCCTCTACGTTTCCCTCTCGTTAAAAAACGGCAACAAAGATAAGGGCATTTACTACGATAACGTCAACCTCAACTTCAGCCTCCCCAACACCAGCAAGCCAGTAGGAAACGCAAGCATACCCAAGTTCTACCAGGGCCACAAGAAGAGGGCCCTCAAGAAGGTGGATTTGGGGTCCGATAAGCTCAACTGGACGGCCGTTTCTGGATCGGTTTATCCCAACGGGTCGACTTATTTCCGGGTGGATTTGGAGACTAAGGTGAGGTTCAAGATCATATTTTGGAGGACCAAGAGGCATAAGTTGAAGGTTGGGGCGGATGTGGAGGTCAACGCTTCGGGGACCAAAGTCAACAAGAAGGATGTTAAGCTTTCTGCTGCAGATCATCAGCTTGCTTCTTATTCTGGGCAGCTCTGGGTTTTGCTCAATTTCTTGGTCTTCATTTTGCTCAATCCttggtg